The Candidatus Neomarinimicrobiota bacterium genomic sequence CATTTTTCTTTTTATCCTCGCAGTTGGAGGGAAATACAACTCAGGAAATAGTCCTGATAACAGGGCGGAGCGAATGATTCAGCGTTTCATGAAATCAAATAAAATCCCTGGGCTTTCAGTCACGGTTGGAAGGAAAGGAGAAATTGTTTGGAGCAAAGGATTTGGCCTCGCTGATATTGAACAAAATATTCCAGCGACGCCCAAAACACGATTCAGAATTGGCAGTGTTTCCAAAACAGTCACCTCCGCCGCCGTTGGTCGACTGTTAGACCAAGGTAAATTAGACTTGGATGCACCGATACAAAAATATGTCCACACCTTTCCCGTAAAAAAATGGCCTATCACAACGCGACAAACGATGGGACATTTGGCAGGCATTCGCCATTACCGAGGACAAGAAATGCTCAGTAATATATTTTATCCCGATGTAGCCAGTGGATTAGAAATATTTAACGATGATACCCTCCTCCATGAGCCCGGTTCAAAGTTTCGTTATAGCAGTTACGGATGGAATTTGGTGAGTGCTGTAGTGGAAGGTGCCTCAGGGATTGGATTCCTTGCCTATATGGAAGATTCCGTTTTTACATCGCTTGGATTGGAAACTCTCATGGCAGAGCATCGTGATTCTACCCTCTCCCCTATTGCCTCATTCTATCATATTAAAAATGGAACACCAATTTTAGCACCCAAAGTTGATAATAGTTACAAATGGGCCGGTGGAGGATATGTGGGAACCTCTACTGATATGGTCAATTTTATTCATGGGTTGAATCATTCAACTTTTATATCTGATAATTCTTTAATGGAATTACAAAAACCATTGCACCTAAATAACGGTAAATCTACGAATTATGGATTGGGGTGGGTGACGCAAAAAGATTTTTGGCGGAATAAGATTGTGGGCCATTCCGGTGGTTCAACGGGAGGACGCGCTATGTTAATTCACTATCCTGAAGAGGATGTGACCGTTGCTATTTTAGTGAATTCAGGAGGCGGCGGAAATTTGAACAGGCTTGCACGGCGGATAGCAAATCGGTTTATTAAGTAGGGGACACCAATCTGCATCCCCTAAAGTTGAAATTAAAATGTATACGATATATTCACGAATGAATTCCGCGGTGCGCCGGGCCAGAAATATGCGTGATATCCATCCCACTCATATCCATAACCAAATGTAGAATAGAGTTTATCAAATATATTGTTGACCTTCACCATCGCTTCTAAACTGCCCCATTTATATTTGGCACCCACATCCCACAATCCATATGGATCAATCATACCTTCTTCAGTATTAGCATTATCCACGTACATGTGTCCAATACGTTTCCAGTGAACGAATAATAACAAATTTTTCCGAGGACGATAATTCGCCGACAGATTAAACAAGGTTGCCGGAATATTGGGTAAACTTTTTCCATTGGTGAAATAATTCATAACTAACGCGCCATTGGCAGAAAGACTCCAACGTGGATTAAATGTAAATGCTGCTTCCCACTCAAAACCCATGTGATCGGTAGAATCAGCAGAATAATAATCATATTCTCCTTCTTGTGCCACGTCAATATTCTTTAACTGTTCATTCAAATACTGAATGTGATATCCATTGATTCTTGCACGACCTTTACCAAATGTAAAGTCCATTCCCAATTCTAGATCAGTAATGACTTCTGCTGCTGCCATGACTGGTTTACTCCAGACATCATCCGCATTAATAATTTGGTTATTGGCCGGTTCTTTCTGTGCTTTGCCCCAATTCACAAAAACGTGCAAAGAGTCCCCAATTTCCCAAATCATGCCTACACGAGGATTGAAAAAATTCCAATCGGCTGAAAGATTATGACCAGCCGCGTGGCCAATGGTTTCCTGTTTAAGCGTCCAATGATGATTTTGATTTTGAAAATCAGCCATTATGGTGAATGGCTGATTTTCCGGATGCCAAACGAAATGGGCAAAACTGGTAATGGAATTCTTTTCCCCTACATAACGATAATAACGATACCAATCATCACCCATGGTCGCAGCCAAAGTTGCATTTGAAAATTGGGAAACTTCCCCAAAATGGTCCCCAGTATAAAACCGCATTTCTCCACCAATATCCACACGAAGTTCCTTGTTATTCCATGTAAGCGTTGGAACGACGCCGTAATAATTATTGTCAATCCATTTTCGGCGCAAAAGATCGCTGGACATACTTTGTTCCTGGGTATCGCTGTATTGATTATTAACATCCAAATTATATGAATAATAATCCCGACCGGATTTAGCCACTTCGTAATACCCTTTTCCCATAACGAGATAACTTATATTTCGAAAAAATAAATTTTCACGAATTCGGGTAGTAGTATTTAAAGAATAAATTTGTTGTAGGAAATCATCCGTATATGCTTTGTAACCGGCACGGCGTTTGGTTCGATCTTTGATATCAGTCATGTAGATGCCGTCCCAGAGGAGTTGGGTATTCTCATATCCAATATGAGCGCGGAATTTGTTGGTCATTTTTTTTCCACGGTGTTCCAACCCAAAAAACATACCCTTTTGTTTTGAATTATGATTTTCCCGATAGCCATCAGATTCAATCTGTGATACGCGAATGGTCATACTCAAATCCTCCCCTAAGTCCTTACCGGAACGATATCGAACGCTATATTTTTTTGTATTCCAATCTCCCGATCCAAATGATGTTTTAATCTCACGCTTATGGCTACCAATTTGAGTATTCACATTGATGGATCCGCCAAAAGCCGATGAACCGTAAAGGCTGTTTCCGATTCCCCTTTGGATTTGAACATCACTAGCATCAGCCAAAAGATTCCCATGATCTACCCAATACACTTGGTGGCTTTCATTATCATTTAAAGGGACGCCATCAATCATGACCCCAATCTTACTTTGGTCAAATCCACGAATAGAAACATAGGAATATCCTGTACCATTTCCACTTTCACTATAAGCCCAAACACCTGGCTCGGAAGCGAGAATCATAGGTACATCTTCCGCCGTAAAACGTGTTTCAATTTCTTTTGCCGTAAGATTGGAAAAAGATACAGGGGTGATTCCGGCCACGGCACGAGTTGCCTCAACCATAACTTCAGCCCCTTCTAAAATTGTTGGGACCATAAAAATCGTCATTTGATCCTTGGGAG encodes the following:
- a CDS encoding TonB-dependent receptor; protein product: MKHIRLFSILLILSLSQLFSQTIVVKGIVVDGESQTPLVGVNIVSGKTGTITDDRGVFDLSIKNADEIIFSFIGYKTITTTPKDQMTIFMVPTILEGAEVMVEATRAVAGITPVSFSNLTAKEIETRFTAEDVPMILASEPGVWAYSESGNGTGYSYVSIRGFDQSKIGVMIDGVPLNDNESHQVYWVDHGNLLADASDVQIQRGIGNSLYGSSAFGGSINVNTQIGSHKREIKTSFGSGDWNTKKYSVRYRSGKDLGEDLSMTIRVSQIESDGYRENHNSKQKGMFFGLEHRGKKMTNKFRAHIGYENTQLLWDGIYMTDIKDRTKRRAGYKAYTDDFLQQIYSLNTTTRIRENLFFRNISYLVMGKGYYEVAKSGRDYYSYNLDVNNQYSDTQEQSMSSDLLRRKWIDNNYYGVVPTLTWNNKELRVDIGGEMRFYTGDHFGEVSQFSNATLAATMGDDWYRYYRYVGEKNSITSFAHFVWHPENQPFTIMADFQNQNHHWTLKQETIGHAAGHNLSADWNFFNPRVGMIWEIGDSLHVFVNWGKAQKEPANNQIINADDVWSKPVMAAAEVITDLELGMDFTFGKGRARINGYHIQYLNEQLKNIDVAQEGEYDYYSADSTDHMGFEWEAAFTFNPRWSLSANGALVMNYFTNGKSLPNIPATLFNLSANYRPRKNLLLFVHWKRIGHMYVDNANTEEGMIDPYGLWDVGAKYKWGSLEAMVKVNNIFDKLYSTFGYGYEWDGYHAYFWPGAPRNSFVNISYTF
- a CDS encoding beta-lactamase family protein, with the protein product METLKNFYILIFLFILAVGGKYNSGNSPDNRAERMIQRFMKSNKIPGLSVTVGRKGEIVWSKGFGLADIEQNIPATPKTRFRIGSVSKTVTSAAVGRLLDQGKLDLDAPIQKYVHTFPVKKWPITTRQTMGHLAGIRHYRGQEMLSNIFYPDVASGLEIFNDDTLLHEPGSKFRYSSYGWNLVSAVVEGASGIGFLAYMEDSVFTSLGLETLMAEHRDSTLSPIASFYHIKNGTPILAPKVDNSYKWAGGGYVGTSTDMVNFIHGLNHSTFISDNSLMELQKPLHLNNGKSTNYGLGWVTQKDFWRNKIVGHSGGSTGGRAMLIHYPEEDVTVAILVNSGGGGNLNRLARRIANRFIK